One part of the Gadus macrocephalus chromosome 8, ASM3116895v1 genome encodes these proteins:
- the LOC132462965 gene encoding collagen alpha-1(III) chain-like isoform X1 — protein MVMGPSRADSVPYDGNITVKAATRSGESPGVYTRDLAIAAPVCFTGGVVLTLMVVLIYQRVSRRRREKKARKEREKVQEAEGGRAEEQDSSAWGRRRELAPPGDRRPPWDGGPGALDPSRAVGGGGHLKCPHCRGAGPGAGDPRAEGLGAGDPRAGGQGAGDPWAGGLGAREPRGGGLGEGGNQTRSEQGGAGGRSGMLPHRGALIPNVVANGGPGHPPPRDRAPRGILRPHPTGQCPVQSRTHGDLSGRGSIHYRSEGPGDPDHYRSGGSGDHYKSGGSGDPDHYRSEGSGDHYRSEGSGDHYSSGGSGDHYRSGGSGDHYKSGGSGDPDHYRSEGSRDHYRSEGSGDHYRSEGSGDHYSSGGSGDHYRSGGSGDHYRSGPAPQARGFLSRLICDHCNQTSGARADDVSSSQEGLSLGPSERPALPKSRPRARGARDLSPRDRRGRRNVTFYLERPLEPRRSGDKTRKRGEGGKREGRQRTRGHSSRLLKVNLNLSPVRRNKVHPGKSSEKRSSRGEGRGPEGRKENASEGEGDQGGGRKEKKNETKISKNKKVVEEKKTSSEEKPSQQSSELDQKDSVGTTDQSEASRAPEGLTPSNELGQDLQLGPPPCPPPAPASVSLTPSTARPAARPSLRAHLPPAPTLLHRHANSSLAAHVASPGLRGLTPYRAAPAGAQGLALHRGLRHSASAASLLASPGRSRPLLGRAASTPSLYTGPPADPAPSTQPLSPPQLPPESLPPAPRPPAESLPPAPRPPAESLPLAPRPPADPPKGPGLQAGQDPPAQGSVAGRGGAGPLGEAGGGDGDPPGPHWLVAGGPVVASHSAGGARRGALTAAGGAEGSVTSVPVEGAEEGVVSSPGGVVSSPRGVATAGSQALLQQEYLSEDGGSSPKRKLKLVLPEKSSSRPPTALERKIR, from the coding sequence GCGGTGTGGTACTGACCCTTATGGTGGTTTTGATCTACCAGCGAGTGTcccggaggaggagagagaagaaggcgaggaaggagcgagagaaggtgcaggaggcggagggagggagagcggagGAGCAGGACTCCAGCGCCtgggggaggcggagggagcTGGCCCCTCCAGGAGACCGCAGGCCGCCCTGGGACGGCGGGCCGGGCGCTCTGGACCCATCGAGAGCCGTGGGCGGCGGCGGACATCTGAAGTGTCCTCACTGcagaggggcggggccgggggccggggaCCCCCGGGCTGAGGGTCTGGGGGCCGGGGACCCCCGGGCTGGGGGTCAGGGGGCCGGGGACCCCTgggctgggggtctgggggcccgTGAACCCCGGGGTGGGGgcctcggggagggggggaaccaGACGAGGAGCGAGCAGGGAGGCGCGGGGGGGAGGTCCGGGATGCTGCCCCACAGGGGGGCGCTGATCCCCAACGTGGTGGCCAACGGCGGCcccggtcaccccccccccagagacagAGCCCCCCGGGGCATCCTGAGACCCCACCCCACGGGACAGTGCCCGGTTCAGTCCAGGACCCATGGAGACCTGTCAGGACGAGGCTCAATCCACTACAGGTCTGAGGGGCCAGGAGACCCAGACCACTACAGGTCTGGGGGGTCAGGAGACCACTACAAGTCTGGGGGGTCAGGAGACCCAGACCACTACAGGTCTGAGGGGTCAGGAGACCACTACAGGTCTGAGGGGTCAGGAGACCACTACAGTTCTGGGGGGTCAGGAGACCACTACAGGTCTGGGGGGTCAGGAGACCACTACAAGTCTGGGGGGTCAGGAGACCCAGACCACTACAGGTCTGAGGGGTCAAGAGACCACTACAGGTCTGAGGGGTCAGGAGACCACTACAGGTCTGAGGGGTCAGGAGACCACTACAGTTCTGGGGGGTCAGGAGACCACTACAGGTCTGGGGGGTCAGGAGACCACTACAGGTCTGGCCCAGCCCCTCAGGCCAGAGGTTTTCTGTCCAGGCTAATCTGTGACCACTGCAATCAAACATCTGGGGCCAGAGCAGACGATGTGAGCAGCAGCCAGGAGGGGCTCTCCCTGGGCCCCTCAGAGCGCCCGGCCCTGCCCAAGTCCCGCCCCAGGGCCCGGGGGGCCAGGGACCTCAGCCCcagagacaggagagggaggaggaacgtTACCTTCTACCTCGAAAGACCCCTGGAGCCCAGGAGGTCTGGAGACAAGACGAGGAAGAGAggcgagggagggaagagagagggacgaCAGAGGACCAGAGGTCATTCCAGCAGGCTGCTGAAGGTCAACCTCAACCTGAGTCCGGTCCGGAGGAACAAAGTCCACCCCGGGAAGTCCTCGGAGAAGAGGAGCTCCAGGGGGGAGGGCCGGGGCccagaggggaggaaggagaatgcatcggagggagaaggagatcaAGGAGGAGGCCGCAAAGAAAAGAAGAATGAAACAAAGATCTCCAAAAACAAGAAGGTAGTGGAGGAGAAAAAGACCTCCTCTGAAGAGAAACCCTCCCAACAAAGCTCAGAACTAGACCAAAAGGATTCTGTAGGGACCACGGACCAATCAGAAGCCAGCAGAGCTCCTGAGGGCCTGACACCCTCCAACGAACTGGGACAAGACCTGCAGCTGGGCCCGCCTCCATGtcctccccccgccccggccAGCGTCTCTCTGACCCCCAGCACAGCCCGCCCTGCAGCACGCCCCTCCCTGCGCGCCCacctgcccccggcccccacccTGCTACACCGTCACGCCAACAGTAGCCTGGCTGCTCACGTAGCGTCCCCGGGTCTCCGTGGTCTGACCCCCTACAGGGCCGCTCCTGCCGGCGCCCAGGGCCTGGCTCTCCACAGAGGCTTACGACACAGCGCTTCGGCCGCCTCCCTGCTAGCCAGCCCTGGACGGAGCCGACCTCTGCTGGGCCGGGCCGCCAGCACCCCCTCCCTCTACACCGGGCCGCCTGCAGacccagcacccagcacccagccTCTGTCCCCGCCTCAGCTGCCTCCTGAGAGCCTCCCTccggcccccagaccccccgctGAGAGCCTCCCTccggcccccagaccccccgctGAGAGCCTCCCTctggcccccagaccccccgctGACCCACCCAAGGGCCCAGGCCTCCAGGCTGGGCAGGACCCCCCGGCCCAGGGGTCTGTGGCTGGGCGTGGTGGAGCAGGGCCTCTGGGAGAggctggagggggagatggagaccCCCCAGGGCCCCATTGGTTGGTGGCTGGAGGCCCAGTAGTGGCCAGCCACTCCGCAGGCGGGGCTCGCCGAGGGGCCCTGACTGCTGCAGGGGGTGCCGAAGGGAGTGTGACCTCGGTACCAGTTGAGGGTGCAGAAGAGGGTGTGGTGTCCTCGCCAGGGGGCGTGGTTTCATCTCCAAGGGGCGTGGCCACCGCCGGGTCTCAGGCCCTGCTGCAGCAGGAGTACCTGTCAGAAGACGGAGGCTCCTCCCCCAAAAGGAAGTTGAAGCTGGTCCTTCCTGAGAAGTCCTCCAGCAGACCTCCCACGGCTCTGGAGAGGAAGATACGATAG
- the LOC132462965 gene encoding collagen alpha-1(III) chain-like isoform X5: protein MVMGPSRADSVPYDGNITVKAATRSGESPGVYTRDLAIAAPVCFTGGVVLTLMVVLIYQRVSRRRREKKARKEREKVQEAEGGRAEEQDSSAWGRRRELAPPGDRRPPWDGGPGALDPSRAVGGGGHLKCPHCRGAGPGAGDPRAEGLGAGDPRAGGQGAGDPWAGGLGAREPRGGGLGEGGNQTRSEQGGAGGRSGMLPHRGALIPNVVANGGPGHPPPRDRAPRGILRPHPTGQCPVQSRTHGDLSGRGSIHYRSEGPGDPDHYRSGGSGDHYKSGGSGDPDHYRSEGSGDHYRSEGSGDHYSSGGSGDHYRSGGSGDHYKSGGSGDPDHYRSEGSRDHYRSEGSGDHYRSGPAPQARGFLSRLICDHCNQTSGARADDVSSSQEGLSLGPSERPALPKSRPRARGARDLSPRDRRGRRNVTFYLERPLEPRRSGDKTRKRGEGGKREGRQRTRGHSSRLLKVNLNLSPVRRNKVHPGKSSEKRSSRGEGRGPEGRKENASEGEGDQGGGRKEKKNETKISKNKKVVEEKKTSSEEKPSQQSSELDQKDSVGTTDQSEASRAPEGLTPSNELGQDLQLGPPPCPPPAPASVSLTPSTARPAARPSLRAHLPPAPTLLHRHANSSLAAHVASPGLRGLTPYRAAPAGAQGLALHRGLRHSASAASLLASPGRSRPLLGRAASTPSLYTGPPADPAPSTQPLSPPQLPPESLPPAPRPPAESLPPAPRPPAESLPLAPRPPADPPKGPGLQAGQDPPAQGSVAGRGGAGPLGEAGGGDGDPPGPHWLVAGGPVVASHSAGGARRGALTAAGGAEGSVTSVPVEGAEEGVVSSPGGVVSSPRGVATAGSQALLQQEYLSEDGGSSPKRKLKLVLPEKSSSRPPTALERKIR, encoded by the exons GCGGTGTGGTACTGACCCTTATGGTGGTTTTGATCTACCAGCGAGTGTcccggaggaggagagagaagaaggcgaggaaggagcgagagaaggtgcaggaggcggagggagggagagcggagGAGCAGGACTCCAGCGCCtgggggaggcggagggagcTGGCCCCTCCAGGAGACCGCAGGCCGCCCTGGGACGGCGGGCCGGGCGCTCTGGACCCATCGAGAGCCGTGGGCGGCGGCGGACATCTGAAGTGTCCTCACTGcagaggggcggggccgggggccggggaCCCCCGGGCTGAGGGTCTGGGGGCCGGGGACCCCCGGGCTGGGGGTCAGGGGGCCGGGGACCCCTgggctgggggtctgggggcccgTGAACCCCGGGGTGGGGgcctcggggagggggggaaccaGACGAGGAGCGAGCAGGGAGGCGCGGGGGGGAGGTCCGGGATGCTGCCCCACAGGGGGGCGCTGATCCCCAACGTGGTGGCCAACGGCGGCcccggtcaccccccccccagagacagAGCCCCCCGGGGCATCCTGAGACCCCACCCCACGGGACAGTGCCCGGTTCAGTCCAGGACCCATGGAGACCTGTCAGGACGAGGCTCAATCCACTACAGGTCTGAGGGGCCAGGAGACCCAGACCACTACAGGTCTGGGGGGTCAGGAGACCACTACAAGTCTGGGGGGTCAGGAGACCCAGACCACTACAGGTCTGAGGGGTCAGGAGACCACTACAGGTCTGAGGGGTCAGGAGACCACTACAGTTCTGGGGGGTCAGGAGACCACTACAGGTCTGGGGGGTCAGGAGACCACTACAAGTCTGGGGGGTCAGGAGACCCAGACCACTACAGGTCTGAGGGGTCAAGAGACCACTACAGGTCTGAGGGGTCAGGAGACCACTACAG GTCTGGCCCAGCCCCTCAGGCCAGAGGTTTTCTGTCCAGGCTAATCTGTGACCACTGCAATCAAACATCTGGGGCCAGAGCAGACGATGTGAGCAGCAGCCAGGAGGGGCTCTCCCTGGGCCCCTCAGAGCGCCCGGCCCTGCCCAAGTCCCGCCCCAGGGCCCGGGGGGCCAGGGACCTCAGCCCcagagacaggagagggaggaggaacgtTACCTTCTACCTCGAAAGACCCCTGGAGCCCAGGAGGTCTGGAGACAAGACGAGGAAGAGAggcgagggagggaagagagagggacgaCAGAGGACCAGAGGTCATTCCAGCAGGCTGCTGAAGGTCAACCTCAACCTGAGTCCGGTCCGGAGGAACAAAGTCCACCCCGGGAAGTCCTCGGAGAAGAGGAGCTCCAGGGGGGAGGGCCGGGGCccagaggggaggaaggagaatgcatcggagggagaaggagatcaAGGAGGAGGCCGCAAAGAAAAGAAGAATGAAACAAAGATCTCCAAAAACAAGAAGGTAGTGGAGGAGAAAAAGACCTCCTCTGAAGAGAAACCCTCCCAACAAAGCTCAGAACTAGACCAAAAGGATTCTGTAGGGACCACGGACCAATCAGAAGCCAGCAGAGCTCCTGAGGGCCTGACACCCTCCAACGAACTGGGACAAGACCTGCAGCTGGGCCCGCCTCCATGtcctccccccgccccggccAGCGTCTCTCTGACCCCCAGCACAGCCCGCCCTGCAGCACGCCCCTCCCTGCGCGCCCacctgcccccggcccccacccTGCTACACCGTCACGCCAACAGTAGCCTGGCTGCTCACGTAGCGTCCCCGGGTCTCCGTGGTCTGACCCCCTACAGGGCCGCTCCTGCCGGCGCCCAGGGCCTGGCTCTCCACAGAGGCTTACGACACAGCGCTTCGGCCGCCTCCCTGCTAGCCAGCCCTGGACGGAGCCGACCTCTGCTGGGCCGGGCCGCCAGCACCCCCTCCCTCTACACCGGGCCGCCTGCAGacccagcacccagcacccagccTCTGTCCCCGCCTCAGCTGCCTCCTGAGAGCCTCCCTccggcccccagaccccccgctGAGAGCCTCCCTccggcccccagaccccccgctGAGAGCCTCCCTctggcccccagaccccccgctGACCCACCCAAGGGCCCAGGCCTCCAGGCTGGGCAGGACCCCCCGGCCCAGGGGTCTGTGGCTGGGCGTGGTGGAGCAGGGCCTCTGGGAGAggctggagggggagatggagaccCCCCAGGGCCCCATTGGTTGGTGGCTGGAGGCCCAGTAGTGGCCAGCCACTCCGCAGGCGGGGCTCGCCGAGGGGCCCTGACTGCTGCAGGGGGTGCCGAAGGGAGTGTGACCTCGGTACCAGTTGAGGGTGCAGAAGAGGGTGTGGTGTCCTCGCCAGGGGGCGTGGTTTCATCTCCAAGGGGCGTGGCCACCGCCGGGTCTCAGGCCCTGCTGCAGCAGGAGTACCTGTCAGAAGACGGAGGCTCCTCCCCCAAAAGGAAGTTGAAGCTGGTCCTTCCTGAGAAGTCCTCCAGCAGACCTCCCACGGCTCTGGAGAGGAAGATACGATAG